In Prosthecochloris sp. GSB1, the following proteins share a genomic window:
- the rpiB gene encoding ribose 5-phosphate isomerase B yields the protein MRIAVGSDHAGYEFKKTVSAWLERNGHEVNDMGPYSEESVDYPDYARKVGEAVAKGECDQGVLLCGTGIGVSISANKIPGIRAALACKPEFATLARQHNNANVLCFSARFTDAPTIEQSLENWFAAEFEGGRHERRVAKIEP from the coding sequence ATGAGAATTGCCGTAGGAAGCGATCACGCGGGATACGAATTCAAGAAAACGGTCAGCGCATGGCTCGAACGCAACGGCCACGAAGTCAACGACATGGGGCCGTATTCGGAGGAGTCTGTCGATTACCCGGATTATGCCCGCAAGGTTGGCGAAGCCGTCGCGAAAGGGGAGTGCGATCAGGGGGTGCTGCTGTGCGGCACGGGAATCGGCGTCTCGATTTCGGCCAACAAGATCCCGGGAATCCGGGCCGCCCTTGCGTGCAAGCCGGAGTTCGCGACTCTTGCGAGGCAGCATAACAATGCCAATGTGCTTTGTTTTTCAGCGCGTTTCACCGATGCGCCGACCATCGAGCAGAGCCTTGAAAACTGGTTTGCCGCGGAATTCGAGGGCGGACGCCACGAACGACGCGTAGCGAAAATCGAGCCGTAG
- a CDS encoding M20 metallopeptidase family protein, with translation MTYNPSVLRQRIRDKAAELHPGIVSIRRDIHMHPELSFREFRTTALVREYLLGLGLRIEHEYLETGVVARLESGTEAQRLPLVALRADMDALPVPEENSHDFCSVEKGVMHACGHDMHTAILMGAAAILASMKEQLPGDVLFIFQPAEEKAPGGAVPLIEAGLFRDYDPSAIFALHCFPHILAGNVAVREGSLMAAADELYITVHGEGGHASAPHKASDPVLGAAHIVTAVQHLVSRASSPYEPAVVSISSIQGGSATNVIPGRVSMSGTMRSMSEELRALLQKRLAGTVEHIAAGLGVRGELDIVSGYPVLVNDPETSRFVRSELEGFLGREHVEESEPLMTAEDFSSYLRYCPGTFIQLGTGRPGQSRGNALHSPFFNPDESALRTGMEVMSCVALGWLEKSVGEG, from the coding sequence ATGACATACAATCCGTCCGTTCTCAGGCAGCGGATCAGGGACAAGGCCGCGGAGCTTCATCCCGGCATCGTCTCCATTCGGCGCGATATCCACATGCACCCCGAGCTTTCCTTCCGGGAATTCCGCACGACGGCTCTCGTCAGGGAGTACCTCCTCGGTCTCGGCCTGAGGATCGAGCACGAATATCTTGAAACAGGCGTCGTCGCGCGCCTCGAATCGGGAACGGAGGCGCAACGCCTCCCGCTTGTGGCTCTTCGCGCGGACATGGATGCCCTGCCGGTGCCCGAGGAGAACAGTCACGACTTCTGCTCCGTCGAGAAGGGGGTCATGCACGCCTGCGGCCACGACATGCATACGGCCATTCTGATGGGGGCCGCGGCAATTCTCGCATCGATGAAGGAACAGTTGCCGGGTGACGTGCTGTTTATTTTCCAGCCCGCCGAGGAAAAAGCGCCGGGGGGAGCCGTTCCGCTGATCGAGGCGGGCCTTTTCAGGGATTACGATCCGTCGGCCATTTTCGCGCTGCACTGTTTTCCGCATATTCTCGCCGGGAATGTCGCCGTCAGGGAGGGCAGCCTGATGGCCGCGGCCGACGAGCTCTACATCACGGTGCACGGAGAGGGCGGTCACGCCTCCGCGCCGCACAAAGCCTCCGATCCGGTGCTCGGCGCGGCACATATCGTCACGGCCGTCCAGCATCTGGTCAGCAGGGCGTCGTCCCCGTACGAACCCGCCGTGGTTTCCATCAGCTCCATACAGGGGGGCAGCGCCACGAACGTCATTCCCGGCAGGGTCTCCATGTCGGGCACCATGCGTTCCATGAGCGAGGAGCTTCGCGCCCTGCTGCAGAAACGGCTTGCCGGAACAGTCGAACACATCGCGGCGGGTCTCGGCGTCAGGGGTGAACTCGATATCGTCAGCGGTTACCCCGTTCTGGTCAACGATCCCGAAACCTCGCGATTCGTCCGTTCGGAGCTCGAAGGTTTTTTGGGCAGGGAGCATGTCGAGGAGAGCGAACCGTTGATGACCGCCGAGGATTTCTCCAGTTACCTGCGGTATTGCCCGGGAACGTTCATTCAGCTCGGCACGGGCCGGCCAGGTCAGTCGAGGGGAAATGCGCTGCATTCACCTTTTTTCAATCCCGATGAAAGCGCCCTGAGGACCGGCATGGAAGTGATGAGCTGCGTCGCCCTGGGCTGGCTGGAGAAGTCGGTGGGCGAGGGGTGA
- a CDS encoding class II fructose-bisphosphate aldolase — protein sequence MQKKPVGYKELGLVNSRKLFEKAVTGGYAIPAYNFNNLEQLQAIVMACVETKSPVILQVSKGARNYANETLLRHLARGAVEYAEELGSPVPIVLHLDHGDTFELCKDCIDSGFSSVMIDGSHLDYDENVALTRKVVEYAHTHDVTVEGELGVLAGIEDEVSAETHTYTQPEEVEDFVSKTGVDSLAISIGTSHGAFKFKPGEDPKIRLDILEEIEQRIPGFPIVLHGSSSVPQDLVRTINEHGGKLKDAIGIGEDQLREAARSAVCKINIDSDGRLAMTAAVRKVLDEHPEEFDPRKYLGPARDALKVLYMHKIRNVLGSDGKA from the coding sequence ATGCAAAAGAAACCTGTCGGCTATAAAGAACTTGGTCTCGTCAACAGCAGGAAGCTTTTTGAAAAAGCTGTAACGGGTGGCTATGCAATTCCCGCCTATAACTTCAACAATCTCGAGCAGCTTCAGGCGATCGTCATGGCCTGCGTCGAAACGAAATCGCCGGTCATCCTTCAGGTCTCTAAAGGGGCGAGAAACTACGCCAACGAAACACTTCTTCGTCATCTTGCGCGCGGCGCTGTCGAATACGCCGAAGAACTCGGCTCGCCGGTGCCTATCGTTCTCCACCTCGACCACGGAGACACCTTCGAACTCTGCAAGGACTGTATCGACAGCGGTTTCTCTTCGGTCATGATAGACGGCTCGCACCTTGACTACGACGAAAACGTCGCCCTGACCCGCAAGGTCGTGGAGTACGCCCACACCCACGATGTCACAGTCGAAGGCGAACTCGGCGTACTTGCCGGCATAGAAGATGAAGTCTCGGCCGAGACGCACACCTACACACAGCCTGAAGAGGTAGAGGACTTTGTCAGCAAAACCGGCGTGGACAGCCTCGCCATTTCTATTGGAACATCGCATGGCGCTTTTAAGTTCAAGCCGGGAGAAGATCCGAAAATACGCCTTGACATCCTCGAGGAAATTGAACAACGCATTCCCGGCTTTCCTATCGTTCTGCACGGTTCATCATCGGTCCCGCAGGACCTGGTCAGAACGATCAACGAACACGGCGGAAAACTCAAGGACGCGATCGGCATCGGCGAAGACCAACTAAGGGAAGCTGCCCGCTCGGCCGTCTGCAAGATTAACATCGATTCGGATGGACGCCTCGCCATGACCGCCGCGGTGCGCAAGGTGCTCGACGAGCATCCCGAGGAGTTCGATCCGAGAAAATATCTCGGCCCCGCCAGGGACGCGCTGAAGGTGCTCTACATGCACAAGATCCGCAACGTGCTGGGTTCCGACGGCAAGGCGTAA
- the ppk1 gene encoding polyphosphate kinase 1, whose translation MSKTVETVPVSEKKRDFLNPGYYVNRELGWIEFNQRVLEEALSPDAHPLLERVKFISIFSSNLDEFFMIRVAGLEDQYEAGIQDRSVDGLTPMEQLEEIRERIMVQLRRRNDCFYEDLCPKLSSQGIEFVGYDSLTVAQQEGLQRYFRHEIFPVLTPLAVDPGHPFPFVSNLSLNLAVELEDLETQLLKFARVKVPSILPRILRLDAVEGLDFGDGRIRLLWLEDLIMKNLGQLFPHMRIVQCHPFRIIRDADIEIEEDEAGDLLESIEQGIRSRRYGKVVRLDVTPSMPGSMRRILMKNLEVQPRNLYEIEGALGLSGLMEMMAIERPALKDEPFAPHNPLEEKFGGDVFAAIRQGDQLLYHPYDSFQPVVDLIDQAAKDPQVLSIKQTLYRVGGNSPVVESLMNAVEARKQVAVLVELKARFDEENNIGWARALEDVGAHVVYGLVGLKTHAKLTLIVRREHDRLVRYLHLGTGNYNPSTAKIYTDYSYLTANEELANDVSELFNALTGYSKHTSYRKLIVSPINTRKRIIEMIDREIDWHRKQGKGRIIMKMNALVDRKTIQALYRASCEGVSIDLIIRGICCLVPGIEGVSENIRVVSVIGRFLEHSRAYYFHNGGMDELFLGSADMMPRNLDHRVEALFPIMDKEMVETVKSELELILYDNVKAWRMMPDGSYARVADDRPKVNSQNVFLNQASMKKSISKFKVNGL comes from the coding sequence ATGTCAAAGACTGTCGAGACAGTGCCCGTTTCCGAGAAAAAGCGTGATTTTCTGAACCCCGGATACTATGTGAACCGTGAACTGGGATGGATAGAGTTCAACCAGAGGGTGCTTGAGGAAGCGCTCTCGCCGGACGCGCATCCCTTGCTGGAAAGGGTCAAGTTCATTTCGATATTCAGCTCCAATCTCGACGAATTTTTCATGATCAGGGTCGCCGGCCTCGAGGACCAGTACGAAGCGGGCATCCAGGATCGCTCCGTCGACGGCCTGACGCCCATGGAACAGCTTGAGGAAATACGTGAAAGGATCATGGTGCAGCTTCGTCGGCGCAACGACTGTTTCTATGAAGATCTCTGTCCGAAACTCTCCAGCCAGGGTATCGAGTTCGTCGGCTACGACAGTCTGACCGTCGCGCAGCAGGAGGGCCTGCAACGGTATTTCAGGCACGAGATCTTCCCCGTGCTGACCCCGTTGGCCGTCGATCCCGGTCATCCCTTTCCTTTCGTTTCAAACCTTTCACTGAACCTGGCCGTGGAACTCGAGGATCTCGAAACCCAGTTGCTGAAGTTCGCCAGGGTGAAGGTTCCAAGCATCCTTCCGAGGATTCTGCGCCTCGATGCCGTCGAAGGGCTGGATTTCGGGGACGGCCGTATCCGTCTGCTCTGGCTCGAAGACCTGATCATGAAGAATCTCGGACAGCTTTTTCCCCACATGAGGATCGTCCAGTGCCATCCGTTCAGGATTATCCGGGACGCGGACATCGAGATCGAGGAGGACGAGGCGGGGGATCTGCTCGAGTCGATCGAACAGGGGATCCGCTCACGCCGTTACGGAAAGGTTGTGAGACTCGACGTTACGCCGAGCATGCCAGGGTCCATGCGGAGGATTCTCATGAAGAACCTCGAAGTGCAGCCGCGCAATCTCTACGAAATAGAAGGGGCGCTGGGGCTGAGCGGTCTGATGGAGATGATGGCAATAGAGCGGCCTGCTCTCAAGGACGAGCCGTTCGCGCCGCACAATCCGCTCGAGGAAAAGTTCGGAGGAGACGTCTTCGCCGCCATCCGGCAGGGTGACCAGTTGCTCTATCACCCTTACGATTCCTTTCAACCTGTGGTGGACCTGATCGACCAGGCGGCGAAGGACCCGCAGGTGCTTTCGATCAAGCAGACGCTTTATCGTGTCGGGGGGAACTCCCCGGTCGTCGAGTCGTTGATGAACGCCGTCGAGGCCCGCAAACAGGTTGCGGTTCTCGTGGAACTCAAGGCGCGCTTCGACGAGGAGAACAACATCGGATGGGCGCGGGCGCTCGAAGATGTCGGTGCGCACGTCGTCTACGGTCTCGTCGGTCTCAAGACTCACGCGAAGCTTACCCTGATTGTGCGCAGGGAACATGACAGGCTTGTGCGGTATCTTCATCTGGGCACAGGAAACTACAATCCCTCGACCGCCAAGATCTATACCGATTACAGCTACCTGACCGCGAACGAGGAACTCGCCAACGATGTTTCGGAGCTGTTCAACGCGCTTACCGGTTACTCCAAGCACACCAGTTACCGCAAGCTCATTGTTTCTCCCATCAACACCCGCAAGCGGATCATCGAAATGATCGACCGGGAGATCGACTGGCACCGTAAACAGGGCAAGGGCAGGATAATCATGAAAATGAACGCCCTGGTGGACCGCAAGACCATCCAGGCGCTTTACCGCGCCTCCTGCGAAGGGGTCTCGATCGATCTCATCATTCGCGGCATCTGCTGTCTCGTTCCGGGTATAGAGGGGGTGAGCGAAAACATCCGGGTCGTCAGTGTCATCGGAAGATTTTTAGAACACAGTCGCGCTTATTATTTTCATAACGGCGGAATGGACGAACTGTTCCTCGGCAGCGCCGACATGATGCCGAGAAACCTCGACCACAGGGTGGAGGCGCTGTTCCCGATCATGGACAAGGAGATGGTTGAAACCGTGAAGTCCGAACTCGAACTGATCCTGTACGACAATGTCAAGGCGTGGCGGATGATGCCCGACGGATCGTATGCAAGGGTTGCCGACGACAGACCGAAGGTCAACAGCCAGAATGTTTTTCTCAATCAGGCTTCGATGAAGAAGTCGATCAGTAAATTCAAAGTCAACGGATTATGA
- a CDS encoding 5-formyltetrahydrofolate cyclo-ligase, translating to MDADPKKRLRKRMRNVREAMSVTEWESSSGMAAANAAGLPEMLGAGSVMLYLAMAERREVDTAPLVRMIGGGKERALYMPLCSGDSLCAVPFREGDPLFPGAFGQPEPVGGCVDVVPDVLVLPVVAVDARGNRLGYGKGFYDRFISGLRRKGGEPFLLALAFSFQIVDSLPKDPWDQAVDCIVTEKEVMRIR from the coding sequence ATGGACGCTGACCCCAAGAAGCGATTGCGGAAACGGATGAGGAATGTTCGGGAAGCGATGAGCGTTACTGAATGGGAATCCTCGAGCGGCATGGCGGCCGCGAACGCGGCAGGACTGCCCGAAATGCTCGGGGCGGGAAGCGTGATGCTCTATCTTGCGATGGCCGAGCGGCGTGAAGTCGATACCGCCCCTCTGGTGCGGATGATAGGCGGCGGAAAAGAGAGGGCGTTATACATGCCGCTATGCAGCGGCGATTCGCTTTGCGCCGTTCCGTTCAGGGAAGGCGATCCCCTCTTCCCGGGCGCTTTCGGTCAGCCCGAACCCGTCGGCGGGTGTGTCGATGTCGTGCCGGACGTGCTCGTGCTGCCGGTTGTCGCCGTTGACGCCAGAGGAAACCGTCTGGGCTACGGCAAGGGATTTTACGACCGCTTCATTTCCGGACTTCGGCGAAAGGGCGGCGAGCCTTTTCTTCTTGCCCTCGCCTTTTCTTTTCAGATCGTCGACAGCCTGCCGAAGGACCCCTGGGATCAGGCCGTCGACTGTATCGTTACCGAAAAAGAAGTTATGAGAATTCGCTAA
- a CDS encoding fumarylacetoacetate hydrolase family protein: protein MNQPSSRHPEPSSIFCVGKNYRLHAEEMRRWESAEGAEAERPEEEPIIFLKSPSALSTDGTTTIPSLWGKPVSNEMHYEAELVLLVGSDASDIGEKDAGSCIAGYGVGLDMTLRDVQIAAKKKGNPWFKSKGFKKSALVSGFVPASEVSGAEALAFELRLNDRIVQRGDPRKMLFGCSYLISYLSYIYGLRAGDLIFTGTPEGVGPATRGDRLTASLHGNGNGAAVGMLAGFSVTVA, encoded by the coding sequence ATGAACCAGCCATCGTCACGCCACCCTGAACCATCGTCGATCTTCTGCGTGGGAAAGAACTACCGCCTGCACGCCGAGGAAATGCGGCGATGGGAATCGGCTGAAGGCGCGGAAGCCGAACGTCCGGAAGAAGAACCGATCATCTTCCTGAAATCCCCCTCCGCCCTCTCGACGGACGGCACGACCACGATCCCTTCTCTTTGGGGCAAACCGGTATCGAACGAAATGCATTACGAGGCGGAACTGGTCCTGCTTGTCGGAAGCGACGCTTCGGACATCGGCGAGAAGGACGCCGGCTCCTGTATCGCCGGTTACGGCGTCGGGCTCGACATGACGCTCCGGGACGTGCAGATCGCCGCGAAAAAGAAGGGCAACCCCTGGTTCAAGAGCAAGGGATTCAAAAAAAGCGCGCTGGTCTCCGGTTTCGTGCCGGCATCGGAAGTCTCCGGAGCCGAAGCCCTCGCTTTCGAACTCCGCCTGAACGACCGCATTGTGCAGCGGGGAGACCCTCGAAAAATGCTGTTCGGCTGCTCGTATCTGATTTCCTATTTATCGTATATTTACGGACTGCGCGCCGGGGATCTGATCTTTACGGGAACCCCCGAAGGCGTCGGCCCCGCAACCCGCGGCGACAGACTGACCGCCTCGCTTCACGGAAACGGCAACGGTGCGGCCGTCGGCATGCTCGCCGGGTTCTCCGTAACGGTTGCATGA